The following DNA comes from Amycolatopsis albispora.
GACCTGGCTTCCGATGTGCGCGTCGACGAGGCGGACCGTGCCGTTCTCGCCGCGGCCGGCGTAGCGTGCCCCGGCCAGGTGCAGGCTCCCGGTCACCTGGATGCGCTCGGCGCTCAGCGCCGGCCCGCCGGCGTTGGCGCAGTTCAGGCGCGTCAGGTTGAGCTGGCCGCCGATGCGGGCGCTGTGCAGGCGGATCGCGCCGAGCGGGCTGTGGCCGGTGAGGTGCGCGTTGTCCAGGTACAGACCACCCCCGATGTCCAGGTGCTCGGCGTTCACGGCGATGCCGGAGGGGTTGTCGCAGCGCAGGTGCTCGGCGGAGAGCTGGCCGCCGATGTGCGCGCCGTGCAGGCGGATCGCGCCGTGTGCGCTGGTGCTGATGATGTTTGCGTGCGCCAGGCGGAGGTCGCCGTCGACCTTCGCATCGTCGGCGTCGAAGGTGCCACCGCGCAGTCGCGAGGCTCGGAGCGCGCCGTCGATGTGCGCGCCAGACAACTGGACCGAGTCCCGCACGTCACCGTCTTCCAGTACCAGGTCTCCGGTGACGCGCAGGCCGCGCGCGTACAGCCCGATGATGCGGCTGCCCGTCAGGATCAACCGGGGCAGCTGAGCGCCGAACGCGGTGATCGGCCAGGTGAAGGCACAACCGGTCAGCTCGAGCCCGGCGCTGGTTTCGAGGTGGTCCAGGTCGAGGTGCCCGACGATGCGGGCACCCCGGAGCCGGACCCCGTGGGGATCGAGTTCGCCGTGCTCCCCGCGGAGCAGTTCACGGATCAGCCGGGCCCGGACCTGCTGATCCGGATCGCTGGTGGCGGCGAGAAGGTTGCTGCTCACCTCGCCGCACACCAGCTCGTCGCCGTGGCGGGCGGCGCGCACCAGTTCGCGCTCACGCGCCGACAGCTCGGTCAGGACGGGCACGGGCTCGACGTCGGTCACCCGCCCATCGTCGAGCATCCCGCCCGGTTCCGCGTTGTTATCGGCGGATCTTCCGCCTGCGCCGCGGCACCGCCAGCCCGTGGCGGATCGCGTTGCCCGCGTGGATGCCGTAGGCGAAGTCCTTGCAGAAGGTGGTCAAGGAAACGATGGCTTTGCGCATTTCCCGAGAATGACGGGGAAACACGGCAGGCAACACGGACGCCGACGACAACTACCGCCAAGATCTCGCCACCGCGTCAGCGGCCCAGCAACGCGGCGAGCCGGTCGATGGCCGGAGCCCCGGACGGCACTTGCTTCGGCGGCGCGAACGGGCTTCGGTCCGGCGGGACGTCGGCGAGCTTGGCCCGGCTGAACTCCAGCGCGCGCTCCGCGACGTCCTCCGGGAACCCCGGCGGCTGTCCCGTGGCGCGGGCCAGATCCCAGCCGTGTACGAGTTCTTCGGTGGTGCGCAGCAGGATCGCGGCGACTCCCGGCACCGCGCCGACCGGCACCTCGAAGATCCGCGTCCGGATCTCGGGCTGCCGGAATTCGGTGCGCAGTTCGCCGGTGGCCTTCCGATACGCGTCCGCCGGGGCGTCGCCGAGCGCGTCGGACTTGGCCGGGTCCAGTGCCTCGGGCGTCACGGCTGCCTCACCACGCAGGATGCCGGTGAACAGGCGGTTGCCGAGCACGAGGTGGTTGACCACGTCGCGCACGTTCCACGCCGGGCACGGGGTTTCCGCGTCCCAGCGCCGGATGCCGTCGATCAGCTCGGCCACGCGGGCGGTGGCGGCAGTCAGGTCGTCGAGTGGGTCGGTCACGGGTTCCTCCTGGGTTGATCATCGGTGGACTCCTGTGCTGACACCACTCGCGCCCCGGACGGAACGGTCCGCCGTGCGAAGATCCGCGCGTGGACGTACTGGACCGCGCCCGCCGCGGGGACGAGCGGGCCTTCCGCGAGCTGACCGAACCGCACCACCACGAGCTGCGCGTCCACTGCTACCGCATGCTCGGCTCCCTCACCGACGCCGAGGACGTGCTGCAGGAAACCCTGCTCGCGGCCTGGCGCGGGCTGGACGGCTACGCCTGCCGCGCCTCGGTGCGGACCTGGCTCTACCGCATCGCCACCAACCGCTGCCTCAACGCCATGCGGGACGCCAGCCGTCGGCGCCCGCCCGAGCCGACGCCGTCGTTCGAGCCGCCGGAGCCCAGTCGCCGCACGGACGTGACGTGGCTCCAGCCGTGCCCGGACGCCGTGCTGGGCCCGGAAACCAGTTACCACCGCCGGGAAACCGTCGAACTCGCCTTCATCGCGGCCCTGCAACGGCTGCCGCCGCGGCAGACCGCCACGCTCCTGCTGCGTGACGTGCTCGGTTATTCGACCGCCGAGGCCGCCGAACTGCTCGGCACCAGCCCGACCGCGGTCAAGGGCGCCCTGCAGCGCGCCCGCGCCC
Coding sequences within:
- a CDS encoding TIGR03086 family metal-binding protein, producing MTDPLDDLTAATARVAELIDGIRRWDAETPCPAWNVRDVVNHLVLGNRLFTGILRGEAAVTPEALDPAKSDALGDAPADAYRKATGELRTEFRQPEIRTRIFEVPVGAVPGVAAILLRTTEELVHGWDLARATGQPPGFPEDVAERALEFSRAKLADVPPDRSPFAPPKQVPSGAPAIDRLAALLGR
- a CDS encoding RNA polymerase subunit sigma-70, which codes for MDVLDRARRGDERAFRELTEPHHHELRVHCYRMLGSLTDAEDVLQETLLAAWRGLDGYACRASVRTWLYRIATNRCLNAMRDASRRRPPEPTPSFEPPEPSRRTDVTWLQPCPDAVLGPETSYHRRETVELAFIAALQRLPPRQTATLLLRDVLGYSTAEAAELLGTSPTAVKGALQRARAQLDRPADPDHTPLPDSPAERELTRRFADAFTAGDVDGILALLTDDAWLSMPPAPHEYQGDGIAALFTTFATWCGPRIRRLVPTRANTQPAFGCYLDGKPAGLFVLTPTGDGISALTWFLHDGLRPRFGLPATVT